From the Thermoproteota archaeon genome, the window TTACAAGAATCTATTTCTGGAAAATTCCATTCACATGTTTCTGATTTAAAAAACCCAGAAGAAATCAAGCGATGGTTAGAAGCAGCAAAGAACATGGGCGAGATAGCAGCAGTAGTACATTTGACTGGAAACGTTCCAAATGGTTCAAAGTACGTAGAGTTATCAAGAAAAGATTGGGACAATTTGGTTGATAAATTCATCAACACTCCTGCGACTGTTATTCAGCAGGCTCTAGAGCATTTTGTTCCAGGAGGTGGAAAAGATCCAAGATTGTTCCAAGGTAAAAAAGGAACTATTGTCACTATTGGACCAGACCTTCCCGTAGGAAGAAAGATTTCAGGTGAGGATAGAGCAAGAGTTGAAGTATTCAGGGGAGCCTTACGACCATTTACAACAACCATTAATCAAGAATTAAGTGATGTCTTAAAATCAAATGTCAGGTCATTTTTGGTGTTACCAGGCACAGTTGATGGTGGAGAACCAAATGTTGAGAATATCTCACAAGCGTTGAACTTTTTTGTTTCAGACTCGGCTGCTGCATCATCTGAAGTAACCTTCTGTGTAGACGAATCAAGATAAGAATGAAAAAGTTCTCAGAGATGAGAATAGGTGATGAGTTTTTTTCCACATGTAGTATATCAGAAAAGGAGTTAGAAGACTATCTCAATTTCTCCAGAGTGAAAAACGCATTACTGGATTCTGGTAAAGAAAACCACATGGTGTCTGGAAGAGCAATACTATCAAGAATGGAAGGAGAGTTCACTAGGTTAAGCCAGATTTATGGAAACCATATGTTATTCATTGGGACTGATGGAGATACTGATTGGGAAAACAGAAACACACGGTTCTTAAAACCACTTAGAGTAGACGAAGTTCTAAAAATAAAATTTACAATTTCAGATAAGAAAGACATTGATGAAGAAAATGGAAAAATTGCAGTAGATTTTGAAGGAACTAAGCAAAACGGGGAAGTTGTAGTGATTTCCAGAAAAAATTTCTATAGGTTAAAAAAATATCCAGAATCAAATTAAATTTTCTGCAGAATCAATAAAGAGTTTGATTGCAGCAATGATAATTACAACAGAAACTAGGATTTGCAAGTATTTTTCTTTAATATCTATTGAGAGTCTAGCTCCAACCATACCTCCGGCAAATGCACCTATTGCAAGATAAAGTGCTTGAAGAAAATCAGGATGTCCAAGTATTGAATGAGTGATTAATCCGGAAAATGATGCAAACAACAAAATAAATTGGGATGTAGGCGCAGCTTTTTTCATACTCATTCCCATAGCTACTACCATCAAAGGTACAAAGATCGTTCCTCCACCAATTCCAAAAAAGCTAGAAATTATTCCAGCAAAAAAACTTGCTCCAATTGCAAGAATCATTATTTGCTTTGATGTGTTAATTGACTTTGATTCGATTTTTCTTTTAAGAAAAATGTAGATGCTGGAAGAAACTAAAACTAGTCCAAACAATATTTTAAAAATTTCTGGTGTGACATCTGCTGAAATAAATGCCCCAAGGATTGTTCCAGGAATACTAAGAAGACCTAATCGTAATCCGATGGTGTACTCAATACGTTTTTGTTTAGAATAGGAAATTGTAGATGCAATTGCATTGCTAAATGCCGCAAAAAGACTATTACTTGCTGCAGCAGTAGGCGGGAATCCAAAAAATGTTAAAACAGGGACTACAATTATTCCTCCACCTAAACCAATTATAGAACCCAATGTGCCAGCGGCAAATCCAAGTGGGATTAGCCAAATATGATCTAACATTGTAAACGTCAAATGATTAGATTGATGCTATATTGTGTTTTTGGTAAAGAACTCTAAGGGATGCTCACAGTTTGTTTATGTTGAATTCTAGGCAGAGTAATTGAAAACACAGTTGGGTTTTGTCTAAAATGAACATGACCAGAATGCTGCTCTACCATATTTTTTACAGTTGCCAATCCCAATCCAGTACCACGGGATTTTGTTGTAAACAATGGATCAAAGATTTTTTTAGTTAATTTTTCTGGAATTCCAGGTCCCTCATCTTCCACTTCAATTGTAACATGCTGTTCATCATCAAATATTCTAATTGTGAGTGTACCTTGGTTATTCATTGCTTGAATACCATTCATAACCAAATTAGAAAAGATTGCCTCAAGTTTGCGAGGATCACAATCAATTTCTGCATCAATTGTCGGTTTTATTATTTTGATGTCATCAGGAATTACAATGCGATACAAAGAAGATGTAATAATATCGCGTAAGGATTTTTTTTCAAATTCCAACGGGGCACTTCGAACAAAGTTAAGCACCTCATCTAATTGAAATGCCATTCTTGAAGTTGCACGGTCTACCATCAAAAACAAATTTTTTACATCTGGATTGAGAGAGTCTTGATGCTTCATTTTTATCAAATCAATTGTATTTAGAATTATTGATAGTGGGTTTCTCATATCATGTGCCAATCTTGATGATAGCTCACCTATTGCAGAAAGTCTTTCACGCTTTAGCAAATCTGTTCGTATTTCGCCAATCATTGTGATTTTTTTAGTTAATTCATCTAGTAACCAATCTCTTTGTTCAGCAGCATCACCAATCTTGTGTAGTTTTCTTTCCAGATTTGCAATATGATTATCCTTACTTTGATGTTCTTGGATTAGACGCTTGTTGGTAGTCTCAAGATACGCAATTTTTTTCAATAACGCCTCCTTTGAAGAATTTGGTAGTTCGTGTATCAGTTTGTTTGGTAAACTTTGTCCCAAGCCCAATCGAGATTTTCTTAATTTATCTAATAATAGGCTGTGTGTTTGAAATAAACAAACTCGACTATGTGGCGATCTGAGAGATAATTAATGTCCATAGA encodes:
- a CDS encoding GHKL domain-containing protein, which gives rise to MGLGQSLPNKLIHELPNSSKEALLKKIAYLETTNKRLIQEHQSKDNHIANLERKLHKIGDAAEQRDWLLDELTKKITMIGEIRTDLLKRERLSAIGELSSRLAHDMRNPLSIILNTIDLIKMKHQDSLNPDVKNLFLMVDRATSRMAFQLDEVLNFVRSAPLEFEKKSLRDIITSSLYRIVIPDDIKIIKPTIDAEIDCDPRKLEAIFSNLVMNGIQAMNNQGTLTIRIFDDEQHVTIEVEDEGPGIPEKLTKKIFDPLFTTKSRGTGLGLATVKNMVEQHSGHVHFRQNPTVFSITLPRIQHKQTVSIP
- a CDS encoding sulfite exporter TauE/SafE family protein — protein: MLDHIWLIPLGFAAGTLGSIIGLGGGIIVVPVLTFFGFPPTAAASNSLFAAFSNAIASTISYSKQKRIEYTIGLRLGLLSIPGTILGAFISADVTPEIFKILFGLVLVSSSIYIFLKRKIESKSINTSKQIMILAIGASFFAGIISSFFGIGGGTIFVPLMVVAMGMSMKKAAPTSQFILLFASFSGLITHSILGHPDFLQALYLAIGAFAGGMVGARLSIDIKEKYLQILVSVVIIIAAIKLFIDSAENLI